The sequence TTGCCATTCCACAAATACTTGGTAAAGGAAACATCGTATTAATTGGTAACGTGATTGAAGAATCATTTAGAAACATGAACTATAACTTTGGTTCATTGCTTGCAATTATTATTCTGTTCTTCATTTTAGGATCCATCCTAATCATTAGTAAGACTGATAAGGAAGGAGAAACATTATTATGACCAATAACTATCCAAAAGCTACGCTTGAAGAGTATGGGTATAAAGATCGTAAACACTTAAAAAAAGTATTCCATGTTTTAGGAAATGCATTAGTTGTATTTACAGTTATCATGATGTATATCTCCATCTTCACACTTGCCGTTCAATCTGTAAACTCAAGTACAGATATCACTAGATTTGAATCCTTCACATTAAAATGGTATTTCAATATGTTTTCTAACCGTATGCTTCGTGGGGCTATTATCAATACATTTATTGTCAGTATTACAGCCACATTGATTGCAACCATACTTGGAACATTTATTGCGATTGGGATTAACGCGTTTGAAAAGAAAAAACGTCAAAGCTTGATGTTACTTAATAATATCCCAGTATTGAACGCAGATATTATCACTGGTATTTCATTAATGCTTATATTCTCACTTGTATTACCAGTATTCCCATATTTCTTTGGACCATTTACAATGATTTTGGCGCATTTATTCTTTACATTACCTTATGTCGTACTTTCAGTGTTGCCTAAGTTAAAGGAAATTGACAAATTCTTAATGGATGCGGCACTCGATTTAGGGGTTAGACCTTATAGAGCACTACTTAAAGTTGTCATTCCAGCAATTAAAGCAGGTATTTTCTCAGGGATGTTATTAGCATTCACAATGAGTTTAGATGACTTTGTCATATCTTACTATACTACAGGAAACGGCTTTAATAACCTT is a genomic window of Paracholeplasma morum containing:
- a CDS encoding ABC transporter permease; amino-acid sequence: MTNNYPKATLEEYGYKDRKHLKKVFHVLGNALVVFTVIMMYISIFTLAVQSVNSSTDITRFESFTLKWYFNMFSNRMLRGAIINTFIVSITATLIATILGTFIAIGINAFEKKKRQSLMLLNNIPVLNADIITGISLMLIFSLVLPVFPYFFGPFTMILAHLFFTLPYVVLSVLPKLKEIDKFLMDAALDLGVRPYRALLKVVIPAIKAGIFSGMLLAFTMSLDDFVISYYTTGNGFNNLSIWVYGSIGRRSLTPSVYAYSTALTVVTLGLLLGNHFFQKRRAKHHG